In Burkholderia sp. NRF60-BP8, a single window of DNA contains:
- the tldD gene encoding metalloprotease TldD, giving the protein MNIIEPGIRNLALAKDILLTPYGLDESLLTRTIADIFTHRVDYADLYFQATRSEAWSLEEGIVKSGSFSIDQGVGVRAVAGDRTAFAYSDDLSPEAIAQAAAATKAIAAAGGGRQKIRAATSLTGISGRDLYLPSDPLASLDATAKVKLLERIEQMARGRDPRVTQVMAGLAGEYDVVLVARSDGALAADIRPLVRVSVTVIAEQNGRREIGSGGGGGRFDYGYFTDEVLSRYVDDAVHAALVNLDARPAPAGAMTVVLGPGWPGVLLHEAIGHGLEGDFNRKGSSAFAGRIGEQVAAKGVTVVDDGTLPNRRGSLNIDDEGNPTQCTTLIEDGILKGYIQDTLNARLMKMPVTGNARRESYAALPMPRMTNTYMLNGDKDPQEIIASVKNGLYAVNFGGGQVDITNGKFVFSASEAYMIENGKITYPVKGATLIGSGPESLKYVSMIGNDMSLDTGVGVCGKEGQSVPVGVGQPTLRIDKMTVGGTA; this is encoded by the coding sequence ATGAACATCATCGAACCCGGCATCCGCAACCTCGCGCTGGCGAAGGACATCCTGCTCACGCCGTACGGCCTCGACGAAAGCCTGCTCACGCGCACGATCGCCGACATCTTCACGCATCGCGTCGACTACGCGGACCTGTACTTCCAGGCGACCCGCAGCGAAGCGTGGAGCCTCGAGGAAGGCATCGTCAAGTCGGGCAGCTTCAGCATCGACCAGGGCGTCGGCGTGCGCGCGGTCGCGGGCGATCGCACCGCGTTCGCGTATTCGGACGACCTGTCGCCCGAAGCGATCGCGCAAGCCGCCGCCGCGACCAAGGCCATCGCGGCGGCCGGCGGCGGCCGCCAGAAGATCAGGGCAGCCACGTCGCTGACGGGCATCTCGGGCCGCGACCTGTACCTGCCGTCCGACCCGCTCGCGTCGCTCGACGCGACGGCCAAGGTCAAGCTGCTCGAACGCATCGAGCAGATGGCGCGCGGGCGCGACCCGCGCGTCACGCAGGTGATGGCCGGGCTCGCCGGCGAATACGACGTCGTGCTGGTCGCGCGCAGCGACGGCGCGCTCGCGGCCGACATCCGGCCGCTCGTGCGCGTGTCGGTCACGGTGATCGCCGAACAGAACGGCCGCCGCGAAATCGGCTCGGGCGGTGGCGGCGGCCGCTTCGACTACGGCTACTTCACCGACGAAGTGTTGTCGCGCTACGTCGACGACGCCGTGCACGCGGCGCTCGTCAACCTCGATGCCCGCCCCGCGCCGGCCGGCGCGATGACGGTCGTGCTCGGGCCGGGCTGGCCGGGCGTGCTGCTGCACGAGGCGATCGGCCATGGCCTCGAGGGTGACTTCAACCGCAAGGGCTCGTCCGCGTTCGCGGGCCGGATCGGCGAGCAGGTCGCCGCGAAGGGCGTGACCGTCGTCGACGACGGCACGCTGCCGAACCGCCGCGGCTCGCTGAACATCGACGACGAAGGCAACCCGACGCAGTGCACGACGCTGATCGAGGACGGCATCCTGAAGGGCTACATCCAGGACACGCTGAACGCGCGCCTGATGAAGATGCCGGTCACGGGCAACGCGCGGCGCGAGTCGTACGCGGCGCTGCCGATGCCGCGCATGACGAACACCTACATGCTGAACGGCGACAAGGATCCGCAGGAAATCATCGCGTCGGTGAAGAACGGCCTGTACGCGGTGAACTTCGGCGGCGGCCAGGTCGACATCACGAACGGCAAGTTCGTGTTCTCGGCGTCCGAGGCGTACATGATCGAGAACGGCAAGATCACCTACCCGGTGAAGGGCGCGACGCTGATCGGCAGCGGCCCGGAATCGCTGAAGTACGTGAGCATGATCGGCAACGACATGTCGCTCGACACGGGCGTCGGCGTGTGCGGCAAGGAAGGCCAGAGCGTGCCGGTCGGCGTCGGCCAGCCGACCCTGCGGATCGACAAGATGACGGTCGGCGGTACGGCATAA
- the aroG gene encoding 3-deoxy-7-phosphoheptulonate synthase AroG: MPPHNTDDVRIRELKELTPPAHLIREFACSEAASELIYHSRQSMHRILHGMDDRLIVVIGPCSIHDTKAAIEYAGRLVKERERFNGELEIVMRVYFEKPRTTVGWKGLINDPHLDNSFKINEGLRTARELLLQINEMGLPAATEYLDMISPQYIADLISWGAIGARTTESQVHRELASGLSCPVGFKNGTDGNVKIAVDAIKAASQPHHFLSVTKGGHSAIVSTAGNEDCHVILRGGKTPNYDADSVNAACADIGKAGLAARLMIDASHANSSKKHENQIPVCADIGRQIAAGDERIVGVMIESHLVEGRQDLKEGCALTYGQSITDACIAWDDSVKVLEGLAQAVKARRVARGSGN, from the coding sequence ATGCCCCCGCACAACACCGACGACGTCCGCATTCGCGAACTCAAGGAACTGACGCCGCCCGCCCACCTGATCCGCGAATTCGCGTGCTCCGAAGCCGCGTCCGAGCTGATCTACCACTCGCGCCAGTCGATGCACCGCATCCTGCACGGGATGGACGACCGGCTGATCGTCGTGATCGGGCCGTGCTCGATCCACGACACGAAGGCGGCGATCGAATACGCGGGGCGGCTCGTGAAGGAGCGCGAGCGTTTCAACGGCGAACTGGAAATCGTGATGCGCGTGTACTTCGAGAAACCGCGCACGACGGTCGGCTGGAAGGGGCTCATCAACGATCCGCACCTCGACAACAGCTTCAAGATCAACGAAGGGCTGCGCACCGCGCGCGAGCTGCTGCTGCAGATCAACGAAATGGGGCTGCCGGCCGCGACCGAATACCTCGACATGATCAGCCCGCAGTACATCGCCGACCTGATCTCGTGGGGCGCGATCGGCGCGCGCACGACCGAGTCGCAGGTGCACCGCGAGCTCGCGTCGGGGCTGTCGTGCCCGGTCGGCTTCAAGAACGGCACCGACGGCAACGTGAAGATCGCGGTCGACGCGATCAAGGCCGCGTCGCAGCCGCATCATTTCCTGTCGGTGACGAAGGGCGGCCATTCGGCGATCGTGTCGACGGCCGGCAACGAGGATTGCCACGTGATCCTGCGCGGCGGCAAGACGCCGAACTACGACGCGGACAGCGTGAACGCCGCCTGCGCGGACATCGGCAAGGCCGGCCTCGCCGCGCGCCTGATGATCGACGCGAGCCACGCGAACAGCTCGAAGAAGCACGAGAACCAGATCCCCGTGTGCGCCGACATCGGCCGCCAGATCGCGGCCGGCGACGAACGCATCGTCGGCGTGATGATCGAGTCGCACCTCGTCGAGGGTCGCCAGGACCTGAAGGAAGGCTGCGCGCTGACCTACGGTCAGAGCATCACCGACGCGTGCATCGCGTGGGACGATAGCGTGAAGGTGCTCGAAGGCCTCGCGCAAGCCGTGAAGGCGCGCCGGGTCGCGCGCGGCAGCGGCAACTGA
- a CDS encoding cob(I)yrinic acid a,c-diamide adenosyltransferase, giving the protein MGNRLSKIATRTGDDGTTGLGDGRRIGKDDARIAAIGDVDELNSNLGVLLAEPLPDDVRTALVTIQHDLFDLGGELCIPGHTVLDDTHLARLDRWLADYNATLPPLKEFILPAGSRAASLAHVCRTVCRRAERSIVALGRGDALNDAPRRYVNRLSDLLFVLARVLNRAGGGADVLWERGRVR; this is encoded by the coding sequence ATGGGCAACCGCTTGAGCAAGATCGCGACGCGCACGGGCGACGACGGTACCACCGGGCTGGGCGACGGGCGGCGCATCGGCAAGGACGACGCGCGGATCGCCGCGATCGGCGACGTCGACGAACTGAACTCGAATCTCGGCGTGCTGCTGGCCGAGCCGTTGCCGGACGACGTGCGCACGGCGCTCGTCACGATCCAGCACGACCTGTTCGATCTCGGCGGCGAGCTGTGCATTCCCGGCCACACGGTGCTCGACGATACGCATCTCGCGCGCCTCGACCGGTGGCTCGCCGACTACAACGCGACGCTGCCGCCGCTGAAGGAATTCATCCTGCCGGCCGGCTCGCGCGCCGCATCGCTCGCGCACGTCTGCCGAACCGTGTGCCGCCGCGCGGAGCGCTCGATCGTCGCGCTCGGGCGCGGCGACGCGCTCAACGATGCCCCGCGGCGGTACGTGAACCGGCTGTCCGACCTGCTGTTCGTGCTGGCGCGCGTGCTGAACCGCGCCGGCGGCGGCGCCGACGTGCTGTGGGAGCGCGGGCGCGTCCGCTAG
- a CDS encoding carbon-nitrogen hydrolase family protein: MTDHARSATPFRVAALQMVSTPDVTRNLAEARRLIAEAAGEGAQLVLLPEYFCFMGHRDTDKLALAEPYRDGPIQHFLADAARRHGIWVIGGTLPLKAPEPDRVLNTTLVFDPSGHEAARYDKIHLFNFEKGDESFDEARTIRAGDTVVAFDAPFGQVGLSVCYDLRFPELYRRMGDCALMVVPSAFTYTTGRAHWETLLRARAVENQCYVLAAAQGGKHENGRRTWGHSMLIDPWGEIVAVRDEGASVVLGTIDPQRIADVRQSLPAWRHRVLT; the protein is encoded by the coding sequence ATGACCGACCACGCCCGTTCCGCCACGCCCTTCCGGGTCGCCGCGCTGCAGATGGTGAGCACGCCGGACGTCACACGCAATCTGGCCGAAGCGCGCCGCCTGATCGCGGAAGCCGCCGGCGAAGGCGCGCAGCTCGTGCTGCTGCCCGAGTATTTCTGCTTCATGGGTCACCGCGACACCGACAAGCTCGCGCTCGCCGAACCGTACCGCGACGGCCCGATCCAGCACTTCCTCGCCGACGCGGCGCGCCGCCACGGCATCTGGGTGATCGGCGGCACGCTGCCGCTGAAGGCGCCGGAGCCCGATCGCGTGCTGAACACGACGCTCGTGTTCGATCCGTCCGGCCACGAGGCCGCGCGCTACGACAAGATCCACCTGTTCAACTTCGAGAAAGGCGACGAATCGTTCGACGAGGCGCGCACGATCCGCGCGGGCGACACGGTCGTCGCGTTCGACGCGCCGTTCGGGCAGGTCGGCCTGTCGGTCTGTTACGATCTCCGCTTTCCGGAGCTGTACCGCCGCATGGGCGACTGCGCGCTGATGGTCGTGCCGTCGGCGTTTACGTATACGACGGGCCGCGCGCACTGGGAAACGCTGCTGCGCGCGCGGGCCGTCGAGAACCAGTGCTACGTGCTCGCGGCCGCGCAGGGCGGCAAGCACGAGAACGGCCGGCGCACGTGGGGCCACAGCATGCTGATCGACCCGTGGGGCGAGATCGTCGCGGTCCGCGACGAGGGCGCCAGCGTCGTGCTCGGCACGATCGATCCGCAGCGCATCGCCGACGTACGCCAGAGCCTGCCCGCATGGCGGCACCGCGTGCTGACCTGA
- a CDS encoding type II toxin-antitoxin system Phd/YefM family antitoxin: MPTVNMHDAKLRLSSLVEALELGRESEIVIARNGHPVARIVPYAAPKRIGAARQLLAGSNIPTGVEAFNAGDESIAADFDASADQELAP; the protein is encoded by the coding sequence ATGCCGACCGTCAACATGCACGACGCCAAGTTGCGGCTTTCAAGCCTCGTCGAAGCGCTCGAATTGGGGCGCGAATCCGAAATCGTGATCGCCCGCAATGGCCATCCGGTCGCCCGAATCGTGCCTTACGCCGCGCCGAAGCGGATCGGCGCGGCGCGTCAGCTGCTTGCCGGATCGAACATCCCGACCGGCGTCGAGGCATTCAATGCGGGCGACGAATCGATCGCTGCCGACTTCGATGCCAGCGCGGACCAGGAACTCGCGCCGTAA
- the hmpA gene encoding NO-inducible flavohemoprotein: MTHLTADQMARVKATAPVLAEHGATITKHFYQRMFARHPELKNLFNQTHQKTGSQPETLAKAVYAYAANIDNLGALGGAVARISHKHASLNIRPEHYPIVGENLLASIVEVLGDAVDAATLEAWRVAYGQLAQIMIGAEADLYANAAWSGFRPFKVARKVRESDEITSFYLTPADGGAAPTFEPGQYLTVKRFIGDLGVDQPRQYSLSDAPHGKWLRISVKREAGKAEAIPAGKVSTLMHDGVEEGAIVEVTAPMGDFSLKRDADTPVVLISGGVGITPMMSMASTLIAEGSKRDVRFIHACRSGAVHAFRDWLNDAAREHANVKRTVLYERVGPNDRAGVDHDLEGRLTPERVQQYALVPDADYYVCGPVAFMKAQRDALVALGVAPERVNTEIFGSGALE; the protein is encoded by the coding sequence ATGACCCACCTCACCGCTGACCAGATGGCCCGTGTGAAGGCCACGGCCCCCGTCCTCGCCGAGCACGGCGCGACGATCACGAAGCATTTCTATCAGCGCATGTTCGCGCGTCATCCGGAACTGAAGAACCTGTTCAACCAGACGCACCAGAAGACCGGCAGCCAGCCCGAAACGCTCGCGAAGGCCGTTTATGCGTATGCGGCCAACATCGACAACCTCGGCGCGCTCGGCGGCGCGGTGGCGCGCATCTCGCACAAGCACGCGAGCCTGAACATTCGCCCCGAGCACTACCCGATCGTCGGCGAGAACCTGCTTGCGTCGATCGTCGAAGTGCTCGGCGACGCGGTCGATGCCGCCACGCTCGAAGCGTGGCGCGTCGCGTACGGCCAGCTCGCGCAGATCATGATCGGCGCCGAGGCCGATCTGTACGCGAACGCCGCGTGGAGCGGCTTCCGTCCGTTCAAGGTCGCGCGCAAGGTGCGCGAAAGCGACGAGATCACGTCGTTCTACCTGACGCCCGCCGACGGCGGCGCGGCGCCGACGTTCGAGCCGGGCCAGTACCTCACCGTGAAGCGCTTCATCGGCGATCTCGGCGTCGACCAGCCGCGCCAGTACAGCCTGTCCGATGCGCCGCACGGCAAGTGGCTGCGCATCTCGGTGAAGCGCGAGGCCGGCAAGGCCGAAGCGATCCCGGCCGGCAAGGTATCGACGCTGATGCACGACGGCGTGGAAGAGGGTGCGATCGTCGAGGTGACCGCACCGATGGGCGACTTCTCGCTGAAGCGCGACGCGGATACGCCGGTCGTGCTGATCTCGGGCGGGGTCGGCATCACGCCGATGATGTCGATGGCATCGACGCTGATCGCCGAAGGCAGCAAGCGCGATGTGCGATTCATCCACGCATGCCGTTCGGGCGCGGTGCACGCATTCCGCGACTGGCTGAACGACGCGGCGCGCGAGCACGCGAACGTGAAGCGCACGGTGCTGTACGAACGGGTCGGCCCGAACGACCGCGCCGGTGTCGATCACGATCTCGAAGGGCGCCTGACGCCGGAACGCGTGCAGCAGTACGCGCTGGTGCCGGACGCCGACTACTACGTCTGCGGGCCGGTCGCGTTCATGAAGGCGCAGCGCGACGCGCTTGTCGCGCTCGGCGTCGCGCCGGAACGCGTGAATACCGAGATCTTCGGGTCGGGTGCGCTCGAGTGA